In Nocardioides sp. InS609-2, a single genomic region encodes these proteins:
- a CDS encoding TraR/DksA C4-type zinc finger protein: MVPDPRRTLESLRSEALQRLATLTEQYDEVVASSRDTNADDEHDPEGATIAFERSQVGALARQAGERVAEIDAALARVVDGSYGICEVCGLPIEPERLEARPTARTHVAHAPA, from the coding sequence ATGGTGCCCGACCCCCGCCGTACTCTCGAAAGCCTCCGCTCGGAGGCGCTGCAACGACTGGCGACCCTGACGGAGCAGTACGACGAGGTCGTGGCGTCCTCACGCGACACCAACGCCGATGACGAGCACGACCCCGAGGGCGCGACGATCGCCTTCGAGAGGTCGCAGGTGGGCGCGCTGGCTCGACAGGCAGGTGAACGAGTGGCCGAGATCGACGCCGCCTTGGCACGCGTCGTCGACGGCAGCTACGGGATCTGCGAGGTCTGCGGGCTCCCGATCGAGCCGGAGCGCCTCGAAGCGCGGCCGACGGCGCGCACACACGTGGCGCACGCACCGGCTTGA